TTTTTAAATACAGTATTGTATAAAGTTTTATCCTCATCAGGGCAAATATCATCGCGTTTCAGGTATATCTGGATACGGCCGGTTGAATCCTGGATCTCGGCAAACGATGCGTTGCCCATGATACGGCGGGTCATGATACGGCCTGCGATAACTACATTTTGGTAGGCCTCGGGTTTTATTGCAAAATTATCGGTAATATCCTGTGCCCAGGCGTTAATATCAAATGCTTCGGCGGGGTACGGGTTTATGCCCAGTTCCCTTAATTTTTGTAAAGATTCGCGGCGGATAATTTCCTGCTCGGATAGTGCAATACTCATGTTTTGAACGGTATTTTTAATAAAGGTGCAAAAATAGCGTTTTTAATGGAAAAGCCCCACCTAAATCCTCCCCGGGAGGGAGGACTTTAAAAAAACGCAACAAAAAGTCTCCCCTTCAGGGGGAGATTTAGAGGGGGCCTGGGAGCTCTTCTTCCTTTTTCTACAAAAACAACCTACATTAGCAAACCAATTACCCAAAATATGAAAAAACTGTCCCTGATATTATTTGGCCTGGTAGCCGCCACTTGCAAAGTATTTAGCCAGGATACTACTGCTTTATACAACGCCGGCACCAAAGCTGTGTTAATCGCCAAACAATTCTCTTTCACCGAGGGGCCGGCTGTTGATAAAAAGGGCAATGTATTTTTTACCGATCAGCCCAATAATAAGATCTGGAAGTATAGCACGGATGGCAAACTTTCTGTTTTTATGGATAGCGCCGGCCGCAGCAACGGAATGGATTTTGACAGTAAGGGCAACCTCATAAGCTGTGCCGATGGTAAAAACGAACTTTGGTCTATCAGCCCGAAAGGAAAAATAGAAGTATTACTTACCGGCTATAAAGGGCAAATATTTAACGGACCTAATGATGTTTGGGTAAGGCCGGATGGTGGGCTATATATAACCGACCCCTATTACCAACGCGACTATTGGACGCACAAAAAGCCCGAGCTTGATGGCCAAAAGCTTTACTACCTGCCAAAAGGTAAACATGAAGCCGTTATGGTTGATGATAAATTTGTAAGGCCTAATGGCATAGTTGGCACTGCCGATGGCAAACATCTTTTTGTTGCCGATATAGGGGATAACAAAACCTATCGCTACGATATTAATAAAGACGGTTCATTAACCAACAAAATGCTTTTTGTGGCGATGGGATCAGACGGGATGACGATTGACGAACTGGGCAACATATACCTTACCGGTAAGGGCGTAACTATTTTTAACCCGAAAGGCGAAAAAATTGGCCACATTGATATTGATGAACCCTGGACAGCCAACATTTGTTTTAGCGGTAAAAACCGGGATGTATTATTTATAACGGCGTCAAAAGCGGTGTATACTTTTCAAATGAAAGTAAAAGGGACTAATTAAGTCGCAAGTCTTAAGTCGGATTTAGTTCTTTTGACTTTAAGTTTAAAGCTTTCGACTATAGACTACAGCACTATGCTTTCTGTTGTAATATAGATATAATTTGCTGCTGCTCGCCGTTGCTGAGCAGTTCGCCTTCGTAGTGCCAGGGTCCCGACTGGGGGAAATATATGGTGCCCAAATAATCGGGATTATCTTCATCGGCTAAAGAGGGGCCGTCGCCATCAATCTCCATTTCTTCCGTAAACAGCATTGACTCATTGTCTACCGAAGTTTTGTAAATTTTATATACACCGGTATCCGCAAGGTTATGTTCCAATACCGGTTCAATGATAATATTTCGTAAACTGCCGTCGGCATGCTTTAAATCTGCGTAGACCGGATTTTTCATAAGCGAGTGGTTTTGTT
The genomic region above belongs to Mucilaginibacter sp. KACC 22773 and contains:
- a CDS encoding SMP-30/gluconolactonase/LRE family protein — encoded protein: MKKLSLILFGLVAATCKVFSQDTTALYNAGTKAVLIAKQFSFTEGPAVDKKGNVFFTDQPNNKIWKYSTDGKLSVFMDSAGRSNGMDFDSKGNLISCADGKNELWSISPKGKIEVLLTGYKGQIFNGPNDVWVRPDGGLYITDPYYQRDYWTHKKPELDGQKLYYLPKGKHEAVMVDDKFVRPNGIVGTADGKHLFVADIGDNKTYRYDINKDGSLTNKMLFVAMGSDGMTIDELGNIYLTGKGVTIFNPKGEKIGHIDIDEPWTANICFSGKNRDVLFITASKAVYTFQMKVKGTN